aataacaagTTGAAATTTACACTTACGTGTTTTCTTATATTATGTTAAGTAAAGGAAAAACCTCCTTTTGTTATTCCTCGACAAGTGCATTtactatcaaaataaaaatgtttccACTACTcaattaataaatcataaattggTATTTATTCTTAAGTAGTATTTGGTGTTTTCTTATGTTAAGATTCCAATGGAACGTGATTGTTGAGAATATAATTACGTTTGGTATACATCAAAAGGTATTGATTAAAATCTCAGGACAATTATATTACAACGTTTGGTTCACTAAGTACTTTTCTAAAACTGTAAccataatttaagaatttatccttattaaataaaagataatattaaagattttaattttataataaaatttattcttaacaaatatttgggttaaatatttaataataaattttaattgatagttttaaattgtttttatttttatttttatttttaattgaaagcaaatttgtttcaaatttgtcttgcacatatattttaaatataataatgcatatataagctaaatatttcaaatcatgTATTAGTTTAGCTAAAGACTATAAtgtaaaaaattgattttaggtaTTACtctaaacaaaattataaataatttaaagttcaaTCATGCAAAAGGTTATGATTAAATAAGTGAGCTAAacttaatcttaatttttttccttttggtcataaatattcataaaaactataataaaattgaatttcaattaatacatcgaaaagaaaagagaaaaacaatagaaaataaagataatatgtAAGCGATATAccatataaatgattaaatatgcatataaaaataaaattagagaaaaaaattacatgcgAAGAATCCGTTGAAGTaatagaaaaaatcaaatagaagGAAGGAGACAATAGCCTTTTTTTTGGCGTTTATTAATAGATTAATTTCTTAAACCAATATAAAATATGGTTAATTttgtcttaaatttttttttgatgaattacaaTAACAAGGCAAACCCCGAACAACAAACGCGACTAGCGTGACTCGAAACCAGATCACACCTAGGACGATAAACAACTTGACCATCAGACTATCACACGAGGTTttgtcttaatatttttattgttccAATCTATATggaaaagtaattttttattttattattattatgggaATCACATTATCATGTTCATGGGAACGTAACTCCCAAATGTTAGAATCATTTTCCAACTTATTAAATTCCTAAGAAATTGATCACTTTTTGTCATACCAAACATTATATCACGCTATCTCAAtgattaattaatgaattattaacatttagaaaattttcttttaattttactaaatccAAAACAAAAGCTCGTATCATTGTGATAAAGAAATTATATGTTACTATtatataaccaaaaaaaatcCATTAATGAATACTACTTTGAACCATGCTGGGATGGCTTGAAATAGAAGGTAGAGTGGGTACATAATAGGTTGGTTGTTTGCTCATTTCCTTTATGTTTATCTTTCATTGGTAAATTACAAGTATGGTTACTGGAGAGTAAGAatgttttaaacaataaataaataaagaaggaaAATCCCCGGGAGATAAACCCGTCATAAGCCCATGATTTTTTAGGCTTACTTCAGGATGAGCCCAAACCTATGTTGGATTCTTATTTGCCGTataagaaatcaaatttttatatttcgatTTTACATGaaatgcatattttatatataaactctTTAAATTTACACGTGATTATGTATttgaaaggtaaaaaaaaaacataaatttcaaaatcataaatatgcataagatttttaatttatctaaacaaatttaataaaacaaaaagataattgTAGTTGctgatgatattttttttactttaactaatggttaaaaattcaattttatcttgaGTATAGAGTAATTTTAAAACTCGTGACTAAATCTACGTCTTTAacgtaaaaaattaattaattatccaaCTCACTCTAATGGAtatcttgaaaaaaataattatttaattagagtAAGAAAAACCcgtaaaattagaattaatatGGATTAGCCCAAAACTTGatggaaacaaaaaaaaccctttaAACTTACTCGTAACCCATCATTGGATAGGACCCTACCAAAATTTTAACGGGAGGTCCCACTTATTGTACTTAATATAAACGATGGctataaaaccctaaaaaagcGTAAATTGCTTCATCTTTTTTATGACCTGTTCTCGCTTTTTAGTCCCTCGGCTCTGCGCACAATGGCGGATTATAGCGGAGCTATCTCACTTTCTCAAGCGCACGTCTCCGACGATGACTCATCGGAGCACAGCCCTAGGAGTGTCCCAACTTCTCCTGCATTTTCTTCCAAGTCCAAAACTCCTACCAACATGATTGTCACCCTTGATCATCACCATCACCAGAGGAAGCCTAGAGGTAGGCCTCCTGGATCCAAAAACAAGCCTAAACCCCCCATTGTTATAACCAGAGACACTGGCTCTGCTATGAAGCCTGTCATTCTTGACATCTCCGCTGGTTCTGATATTATTGATGCTATTATCACCTTTGCCCGTTCTAACCATGTTGGTATTTGTATTATCAATGTTACTGGCTCTGTATCAAACGTCACGCTCCGCCATCCTGTTTCTCAAGCGCCTGCTCTCTCTCTTCATGGACCCTTCGGGTTGCTCTCTTTGTCTGGCTCATACATTGCATCTACTACCATATCTTCTTCTACTGAAACGTCACAATCTTCTCAGCCATCAAGCTCACCCTCGCCTAGTTCCTTGTCTCCCAATCTGTCTTGCTCTTTTGGTATAACTCTTGCAGGTGCACAAGGGCAAGTTTTTGGAGGGATGATAGGAGGGAAAGTAATAGCAGCAACGCAGGTGATTGTGGTGGCTGCTACTTTTGTAAACCCTGCGTTTCATAGGCTGCCTTGTAAAGGTGATAATGAAGATACTCATCAGGAAACCAAGCATTGTATTCACGGTAACGTTGGTGGTGGAGCTTCTGGTGCAACCGAGTCATGCTCTTCAACTGGTATGTCCACGGCTGTTTACAGTTCACCATGTCCCACTCCACTCAATTGCCAGATCTCGCCCGATGTTATGCCTTGGGGTCCACCCTCACGTCCCTTTTGAGTAAATGAAGGACTTGTGATATTCTCGACATATATACATTAGTCAGAtagattttagttttaataacaTCTCAAGCTCAGTATGAGAACTATTTTGGGGGGTTTTGAGCTTGTATTCATTTATCTTTCcttgatataatttgaatgataactagctttatatatatgcactttataatataattaccTTCATGCTTGTTAATTGttaaaccataaaaaatcaCTACCACCGTTCTCTTATCTTGATCTTTTTGGAACATGCATTCCTTCTATCACTGTCTAcagttttgaaatttgtatttAGGGATCATAATTCACAAGGAAAAGGCTATCTACTTTTCACATGtcgtaaataaataattaaaaaaagaagacaaGTATGATGTGCGACGTGTCTTTCGGGGTAGTAGTTCCCATAGTTTAGTGTTGCTACAGAACAACTGAAATGTCACTTGTTAAGGGTTGAAAGCTAGGGTCTCTAAGCCCAACCTCTTTCCCTGGGGAAGGACCAATTTCTTTTGACATCTCAAGAAAGAAGGCCTCAGAGAATAAGCCAGAGTGACATACACAGGCTTCATACAGTGTACGTGAGCAACTTGACTCTTCTATACTGTTTCTGGGTAACTTTCAACTCGTTACTGAGCTCTGTCTTTTATTTCTTGTCCCCTCATACAGGCATTGATCAAGGTGCTTTTGTGCTTTATatcatatttgttttaattttgcttaACTCTTAGACCAAATACTTAGACCAAATACTGTATGAGTTGTCTTaagttttgttctttttttattgtcAACCTCCCTGTCCCTCAATTCCGTGCTTAATAATGTTACGATTAATCACAGGTACATATAGATCCAATGTAAACTGAATAAAGGATATGgcacatatatttaaattatgaattaataatttattattaattatctaTGCACTAtcaatgaatcaaataaataatatatatttaatttttaagttggtGTTGTTGGGTTTTCATCTTGTATGCTAATAGGGTACAGAATTTAGGTATCTTCTTTTATTATACTATTATGCAATGCAAAGCAATATGCATCCAAATGTATTAATAGTATATGGTAAAGATATCGAGTAATACTGTGTAAGATGGTAAAATATCgattcatatattatatatagctATATACATAATTAGATTTATGATCATACATATGAATATGTAGTGTTTATACATGAGTGAAATTCTAAGTTAGTGTAAGAAACTGCGCATGGGTTTTGCTTGGCTTTTAGCTGTTGCTTGTATACAAATAGTGCATGATACTTGTCCCCTAGTCCCCCGCTGTCAATGATGGACATGGAACTGGATGAAGATAATCTTTCATTTTCAGTCAcaagagaagaagaaaacaaaattcagTCAATATCAAATGAGGGAGAGAcggtgggggggggggggtaaCTTTATGTGCCTCGTGAAAATAATGAGAATAAGAGGGGGCGAAAATAGCAGGAGTGCGGAATGGGATGGGATGGGATGGGAGTGGGTCCTGTTTAAGGTGATGGACAGGCTATTTTACCCATTTCAcccaacaaaaattaatatttataaaaatacctaattcaaaaatatttattaaaatgacttGAAAGAGACAGTAAAATTAGGTTATAAGAAATAGATGGTAGGCACcacttttttctattaaaaaaataattttttgggattttggaCACCAAATGGCCAGAaccatatattttttcaaaaaaaattttggaggtGTTGGTACACTGATGATTGTCATCTTTTTATCtgattaaaaagatattttttggGGGGGAAGTGGTGCCGGCCAACAAAGGGCGAATATCACCCAACAATATTGCAACATAACCCCTCCttgtttttccatctttttttttatttttcaagtttaattacatattttatattttaaaacaatattgaaCTACTTatcatgttttttaattattattgcatcactcacattattgttaaaattaaaaattaatttaaaatcatgaaaattcaataataatttttaatatgtagttcaatatattttaaattaatttttaaatttaataataatgtgagtactgcaataataattaaaaaatatgataagtagtttaatatttttttaaatgtaaaatgtaattaaacttagaaaataaaaaagatgggaAAATAAGGAGGGGTTATGTtacaatattttcaatttttttgttgggTGATTTTGGCCCTTTGTTAGCAGGCACCACtgcctaaaaaatatttttttaatcagatAAAAGGTGCCAGCCATCAATATGTCAGcacccaaaatttattttttaataaaaaaagtaatgcCGACCATCTATTTTTCATAACTTAATTTTACtgttcattttaagttattttgatgaatatttttgaattagggttatttttataaacattaatatttttgggtCAATTGGGTAAAAAAGCGTGATGGACGTCACTGCAGTAAGTAGAGAGTTGAGGAAGAACAGGCACGCGAGGTCAGAAACAATGTTGGGTTTTATCCGAACGTGTCATTTTCAAGACCAATCTAATCTAAcagtaaaaagtaaaagctgCTTTGACTTTggttatttttggttttgagGGAAAAGGAAAACAGAGAAAGGAGTGGGTGTTGCTCAATGCTCATACTTGGTGCTTCAAAAGGTAGAAGTAGTTGAATATGTGGGTAACATGGAACTTAGGCTTCCCATTGGTtacggtgcggtgcgtttagcttactttttgtcttacgTTACAGTATCGTTACAGTGTTTAAcctcaccgccaccgctatttttatactaaccaCAGGCAAACGCACAGACCATCCAAACCCAACCTAAAAGACTTTGTTGGACAAAGCATATGGGAAGCCCTGCAGGTAGGTAGGTAGAGACTAGAGAGTCCCGAGTGGCATTAAATTCCAAAGGTATGTTAAAGGCTAGCGAGCTTAACTAGTTTGCCAATGTGAAAGGGGAGCATGCATGCAGTGTTAGAAATTCATAACTCTTTCATTGGGAActggaataataataaaatatataatctatATGTTGATGGGTTGAGTGAGCTTATGTCAAGCAGAGAACTGCTGTGGGTGGGTATTTGTTTTGTGGGATACG
This sequence is a window from Gossypium raimondii isolate GPD5lz chromosome 5, ASM2569854v1, whole genome shotgun sequence. Protein-coding genes within it:
- the LOC105769993 gene encoding AT-hook motif nuclear-localized protein 17; translation: MADYSGAISLSQAHVSDDDSSEHSPRSVPTSPAFSSKSKTPTNMIVTLDHHHHQRKPRGRPPGSKNKPKPPIVITRDTGSAMKPVILDISAGSDIIDAIITFARSNHVGICIINVTGSVSNVTLRHPVSQAPALSLHGPFGLLSLSGSYIASTTISSSTETSQSSQPSSSPSPSSLSPNLSCSFGITLAGAQGQVFGGMIGGKVIAATQVIVVAATFVNPAFHRLPCKGDNEDTHQETKHCIHGNVGGGASGATESCSSTGMSTAVYSSPCPTPLNCQISPDVMPWGPPSRPF